A single genomic interval of Chloracidobacterium validum harbors:
- a CDS encoding NAD(P)/FAD-dependent oxidoreductase, with product MRLRVAIIGAGPAGSVLSAKLAVAGADVRLYDLHGGAWEKPCGGGVTAKALRQFDFLLDQGERFPRQAIQEIEIVSSGGRSVTFPLDDAPFCIFSRQNLNGLLLERATSAGADFIPRRVTGLRREVHTWRVEAGHDRWNADFVVGADGCTSFVRRTLGRRLPDADQAMCCGYYVPAAGVPRAVVAFPKRFTGYVWAFPRPDHISYGIINQCGEYPLPKLWEELDAFVRWHRQGELPRDRIRYAARVPMLRRSSWKTNRVVGTGWALIGDAAGFVDPITGEGIFYALHSADLLAQALVAEAPGSYEWRWRKAFEADLTEASRRLPKFYRGSMFGASVIDRVLQLSTVHGGVVNIMQQALAGDVDYVTLKGRILRSFVAPSAWRAPKLTARSVGYPQAA from the coding sequence ATGCGTTTGAGGGTTGCCATTATTGGTGCCGGCCCGGCCGGATCGGTCCTGTCGGCTAAACTCGCCGTGGCCGGAGCCGACGTACGGTTGTATGACCTGCACGGCGGCGCGTGGGAAAAACCCTGTGGTGGGGGCGTCACGGCCAAGGCACTCCGCCAGTTTGACTTTCTTCTTGACCAGGGTGAACGTTTCCCACGCCAGGCGATTCAGGAAATCGAAATCGTCTCATCTGGCGGAAGAAGCGTGACCTTCCCGCTGGACGACGCCCCATTTTGCATTTTCTCACGGCAAAACCTGAACGGACTGCTGCTTGAACGCGCGACGTCGGCCGGCGCGGATTTCATTCCGCGCCGGGTGACCGGTCTCCGGCGCGAGGTGCACACCTGGCGTGTGGAAGCCGGTCACGACCGCTGGAATGCTGATTTCGTCGTTGGCGCGGACGGTTGCACCAGCTTTGTGCGGCGGACGCTGGGACGCCGGCTTCCAGATGCCGACCAGGCGATGTGCTGTGGATATTACGTTCCGGCGGCGGGTGTCCCACGGGCGGTTGTCGCTTTTCCGAAACGTTTTACGGGGTACGTCTGGGCGTTTCCGCGTCCAGACCATATTTCGTATGGGATTATCAATCAGTGCGGCGAGTATCCGCTACCAAAGCTGTGGGAAGAACTCGATGCGTTTGTGCGTTGGCATCGGCAAGGTGAACTGCCGCGTGACCGCATCAGGTATGCCGCGCGGGTTCCGATGTTGCGCCGTAGCTCCTGGAAAACAAATCGAGTCGTTGGCACCGGTTGGGCGTTGATCGGCGATGCCGCCGGTTTTGTGGACCCGATCACGGGCGAAGGCATTTTTTACGCCCTGCACTCGGCAGACTTGTTGGCCCAAGCGCTGGTGGCAGAGGCTCCGGGGAGTTACGAGTGGCGGTGGCGAAAGGCGTTCGAGGCTGATTTGACCGAGGCATCGCGTCGCCTGCCGAAGTTCTACCGTGGCTCGATGTTTGGCGCGTCGGTCATTGACCGGGTGCTTCAGCTTTCGACGGTTCACGGCGGCGTAGTCAACATCATGCAGCAGGCCCTAGCAGGTGATGTGGATTATGTGACGCTCAAGGGGCGTATCTTGCGGAGTTTTGTCGCGCCATCCGCCTGGCGTGCGCCCAAGCTAACGGCCCGGTCGGTTGGTTATCCGCAAGCGGCTTGA
- a CDS encoding TonB-dependent receptor yields MSNFLPRLSRFRHVSLALCLSLLWVVGSPALSWGQLTRSAMTGTVTDPTGASIVGARVTVTNQATNQSRETTTNDSGAYRVPALDPGIYRVVVEKDGFKTIEYTDIRMSSATDTGLNVTLEVGEQSDTVTVSADSIVALNRNTPTIGATFDSRRAVELPLAAGRDINNLAVLSPNAFRAPGSSGISVNGQRARNNNFTIDGADNNDASVTIPTIGLAPEAIQEYQIQTNPYNAEFGRNSGGQINVITKSGTNEFHGQAFIYYLGSGLNTLNNLEKQRGLTSQPRFNTNQVGGDFGGRIIRDKTFFYGFFQANLTRTGQLLGPQTRIPTQTGFAALSTVPLRPATSTTPAQTAASRQSILDSIRFLQDVYALNPRFTNLSTININGVPIQTGIVQLPITQPADEYNFIVRGDHQFSASNRLTGRYIFTDSQQPNVVSNLQFGSRFAGAQSIRDQNVIVSDIHTFSPTLLNEFRFGFIRRDLQFPENDPTTPTTNIGGAFTIGGLANFPQGRIQNSFQFQNLLTKQLGNHTLKAGFDIRYVQLDNRAAFDSKGTFTFNNLADFLNNNVFQFQQALQTASFDARQVSQFYFFQDDWRVTPSLTLNLGIRYETNDVPFGFFGARDAQSLSVGVPGPTRRDNNNVAPRLGFAWNPRVEGDGFIATMLGNDRTVFRGGYGMSYDVLFFNILTVNASNFPRVVVGQQNNILDQYPRLLPVTGQPVFNPLATYVNTPENAQNPRSEYYSFNFQRQFFRDFVLEVGYSGSRSFNGINQIHTNFATLTPAQIADAQAGRPVPGVQARRLNPAWGARILISTTARATYNAGYIDLRKRFSYGLQFGLAYTFSKLISDNDESLGVAAIAGPSPQVPQDFTNIRRGERSVSAFDRPHRIAVNFVYEIPWLKNAPRWTEYLFGGWQISGVVERQSGQPFTILTGVDTNGNGVAGDRPNFNPNGTFTLDPVTRNMRTFSNPRTTGQYFVPVVGATGFPLINTVGNGTAPRNSLRGTDFNNTNLSLLKRIKLLERYSFELRADYFNVFNQDFYGIPVNNMNSPDFGRNLNNWGRRTLTLSGRFRF; encoded by the coding sequence ATGTCGAATTTTTTGCCACGATTGAGCCGCTTTCGCCACGTGAGTTTAGCGCTTTGCCTAAGCTTGCTGTGGGTTGTCGGTTCACCCGCGTTGAGCTGGGGACAGCTCACGCGCAGCGCGATGACTGGAACCGTTACCGACCCAACCGGCGCATCCATCGTTGGTGCGCGGGTCACCGTTACCAACCAAGCTACCAACCAGTCCCGTGAAACGACCACCAATGATTCCGGGGCCTATCGCGTGCCGGCGCTCGACCCCGGCATCTACCGGGTCGTCGTTGAGAAAGACGGTTTCAAAACCATTGAATACACAGACATTCGGATGTCTTCGGCAACCGACACCGGATTGAATGTCACCCTTGAGGTCGGCGAGCAGTCCGATACCGTGACGGTGAGCGCCGACAGCATCGTGGCCCTCAACCGCAATACGCCGACGATTGGCGCCACCTTCGACTCGCGCCGCGCAGTTGAACTCCCGCTCGCCGCCGGACGCGACATCAATAACCTCGCTGTGTTGTCACCCAATGCCTTCCGGGCGCCAGGGTCGAGCGGCATCAGCGTCAATGGACAGCGCGCCCGCAACAACAATTTCACCATTGACGGTGCGGACAACAATGACGCCTCCGTGACGATTCCAACCATCGGACTCGCGCCGGAAGCCATTCAGGAATACCAGATTCAAACCAACCCATACAACGCCGAGTTTGGGCGCAACAGCGGTGGACAGATCAACGTCATCACCAAGTCTGGAACCAACGAGTTTCACGGACAGGCGTTCATCTACTACCTCGGCAGTGGACTCAATACGCTCAACAACCTGGAGAAGCAGCGGGGCTTGACCAGCCAGCCACGGTTCAACACAAACCAGGTCGGCGGTGATTTCGGTGGACGTATTATCCGCGACAAGACCTTTTTTTATGGCTTCTTTCAGGCGAACTTGACGCGCACAGGGCAGTTGCTCGGACCGCAGACCCGCATTCCGACGCAGACAGGCTTTGCCGCGCTCAGCACCGTGCCGCTGCGTCCCGCAACCTCGACGACACCGGCCCAGACCGCGGCCAGTCGCCAATCCATCCTCGACTCCATCCGGTTTCTGCAGGACGTTTACGCGCTCAACCCGCGCTTTACGAATCTCTCGACCATCAACATCAACGGTGTGCCGATTCAGACGGGCATTGTCCAGTTGCCCATCACGCAGCCGGCGGATGAATACAACTTTATTGTCCGCGGTGACCACCAGTTTAGCGCCTCCAATCGGCTGACCGGACGCTACATTTTCACCGACAGTCAACAACCTAACGTCGTCAGCAACTTGCAGTTTGGCTCACGCTTTGCCGGTGCGCAGTCGATCCGTGACCAAAACGTTATCGTCAGCGACATTCATACCTTCTCGCCGACGCTGCTCAACGAGTTTCGGTTTGGGTTCATTCGGCGGGACTTGCAGTTCCCAGAAAACGATCCTACGACCCCGACCACGAACATCGGGGGGGCGTTTACCATTGGCGGACTTGCCAACTTCCCGCAGGGAAGAATCCAAAACAGCTTCCAGTTCCAAAACCTGCTCACCAAGCAACTTGGCAACCACACGCTGAAGGCAGGCTTTGACATTCGCTATGTCCAACTCGACAACCGAGCGGCCTTCGACTCGAAGGGGACCTTCACCTTCAACAACCTGGCCGATTTTCTCAACAACAATGTGTTTCAGTTCCAACAAGCGCTCCAGACGGCGAGCTTTGACGCCCGCCAAGTGTCACAGTTTTACTTCTTTCAGGATGACTGGCGCGTGACGCCATCGCTCACGCTCAATCTGGGTATCCGTTATGAAACCAACGACGTGCCGTTTGGTTTCTTCGGCGCACGTGACGCCCAGAGTCTGTCCGTGGGCGTGCCAGGTCCAACCCGGCGCGACAACAACAATGTCGCGCCCCGGCTTGGCTTTGCCTGGAATCCACGGGTCGAAGGTGATGGCTTTATTGCCACCATGCTCGGCAATGATCGGACGGTTTTCCGGGGTGGCTATGGGATGTCGTACGACGTGCTGTTTTTCAACATCCTCACGGTCAACGCAAGCAACTTCCCGCGGGTAGTTGTTGGTCAGCAGAACAACATCCTTGACCAGTATCCGCGGTTGTTGCCGGTCACCGGACAACCGGTTTTCAACCCACTGGCGACCTACGTCAACACGCCCGAAAATGCGCAGAACCCGCGGAGCGAGTACTATAGCTTCAATTTCCAGCGGCAGTTCTTCCGCGACTTCGTCCTCGAGGTGGGCTACAGCGGCAGCCGCTCATTTAATGGCATCAATCAGATCCACACCAACTTTGCCACACTCACGCCGGCCCAAATTGCTGACGCGCAGGCCGGTCGTCCGGTTCCAGGCGTTCAAGCCCGCCGGCTCAATCCGGCTTGGGGCGCACGCATCCTGATTTCCACCACGGCGCGCGCCACCTACAACGCCGGATACATTGACCTGCGCAAGCGCTTCAGCTATGGCTTGCAGTTTGGCTTGGCCTACACCTTCAGCAAGCTCATCAGTGACAACGATGAGTCGCTTGGTGTGGCGGCCATTGCCGGGCCAAGCCCACAGGTGCCACAAGATTTCACGAACATTCGGCGCGGCGAGCGCTCCGTGTCAGCCTTTGACCGCCCGCACCGCATCGCCGTCAACTTCGTGTACGAGATTCCGTGGCTCAAGAATGCACCACGCTGGACCGAGTATCTCTTTGGTGGATGGCAGATTTCAGGCGTGGTTGAGCGCCAGTCTGGGCAGCCCTTTACCATTCTCACGGGGGTTGACACCAACGGTAATGGCGTCGCGGGAGATCGTCCAAACTTCAATCCGAACGGGACATTCACGCTCGATCCGGTGACCCGCAACATGCGGACCTTCAGCAACCCACGCACGACCGGTCAATACTTCGTGCCGGTCGTCGGTGCGACTGGCTTCCCGCTCATCAACACGGTTGGCAACGGCACGGCACCCCGCAACTCACTCCGTGGCACCGACTTCAACAATACCAACCTGAGCCTGCTCAAGCGGATCAAGCTGCTCGAGCGTTACTCGTTCGAGCTGCGCGCTGACTACTTCAATGTCTTCAACCAAGACTTTTACGGCATCCCGGTCAACAACATGAACAGCCCGGACTTTGGGCGTAATCTCAACAACTGGGGACGCCGGACGCTGACCCTCAGCGGGCGGTTCCGCTTCTAA